In Pleurocapsa sp. PCC 7319, the following are encoded in one genomic region:
- a CDS encoding DUF928 domain-containing protein — MISLVIGLCSISFLLTTVKAESNKEQTNSDSEAKIVFVDNFEPPGDDKPQDTGAGGSRDGLRCNADEQPIRALMPKGNFGLTLRKQPSIYLHLPQTSATQAVLAMQDEAGTEYARAFLPIETNLGIASFSLPKNKMTLQAGKNYQWKISVVCGEHLKPGDPTFTGWLQRVEATAIQKQLNNKTTKEQIQYFGEYGYWYDLLDAISLRQRSANVLEDDWQQVLELELNN; from the coding sequence TTGATAAGCTTAGTTATTGGCTTATGTTCGATTTCATTTTTACTAACAACAGTTAAAGCAGAATCAAATAAGGAACAAACAAATTCTGATTCTGAAGCAAAAATTGTTTTTGTAGATAATTTTGAACCTCCAGGTGATGATAAACCCCAAGATACTGGTGCTGGTGGTTCTCGCGATGGGCTGAGATGCAACGCAGACGAACAACCGATACGAGCTTTGATGCCAAAAGGTAATTTTGGACTAACTCTTAGAAAACAACCCTCTATTTATCTCCACTTACCACAAACATCCGCTACCCAAGCTGTTTTAGCGATGCAAGATGAAGCAGGTACCGAATACGCTAGAGCTTTTTTGCCTATCGAAACTAATTTAGGTATCGCTAGTTTTTCCTTACCTAAAAACAAAATGACTCTCCAAGCAGGTAAAAACTATCAGTGGAAAATCTCGGTTGTCTGTGGCGAACATCTGAAACCAGGCGATCCTACTTTTACAGGTTGGTTACAAAGAGTAGAAGCAACAGCTATTCAAAAACAGTTAAACAATAAAACCACCAAAGAACAAATTCAATATTTCGGTGAATATGGTTACTGGTACGATCTTTTAGATGCGATAAGCCTGAGGCAACGCTCCGCGAACGTTTTAGAGGATGATTGGCAACAAGTTTTGGAATTGGAGTTAAACAATTAA